A part of Geothrix oryzae genomic DNA contains:
- a CDS encoding PhoH family protein yields MRAALEVSLVPPSSKKVFVLDTNVLLHDPNSILHFQEHDVVLPIVVIEEVDHFKKDQTEIGRNARTVSRMLDKLRASGSLSRGVPLEGGGSLKVDVENHPLDIGILSADKHKADNQILACAKQLLTTCKEKVVLVTKDTNLRIKADAIGILAEDYTTDRVEMDELYTGHKSWEVDPAKVDLLYDGGLQPEPELQLEPNQFLTLVDQTNPSHTALARFMAGEGLLRPLKRMEAWPWGIKPRNREQQFAMELLLDPNVQVVTLLGKAGTGKTLLAIAAGLQQVVDDESYDKILVSRPVMPMGRDLGYLPGDISEKLRPYMQPIYDNLEFIVGANTEARKRTTMTAGQLEEAGYLSVEPLTYIRGRSIPKQYLVVDEAQNLTPHEVKTILTRAGEGTKVIFTGDPHQIDNPYVDASTNGLSFLAEHFKHLDVSGHVTLMKGERSKLAELASNLL; encoded by the coding sequence GTGCGTGCAGCCCTGGAGGTCTCTTTGGTCCCGCCATCCAGCAAGAAAGTCTTCGTCCTGGATACGAATGTCCTCCTGCACGATCCGAACTCCATCCTCCATTTCCAAGAACACGATGTGGTACTGCCCATCGTGGTGATCGAGGAGGTGGATCACTTCAAGAAGGATCAGACTGAAATCGGGCGCAACGCCCGCACGGTTTCCCGCATGCTGGACAAGCTTCGGGCCAGCGGGAGTCTCAGCCGGGGCGTGCCCCTGGAAGGCGGCGGGTCCCTCAAGGTGGATGTGGAGAACCACCCCCTGGACATCGGCATCCTGTCCGCGGACAAGCACAAAGCCGACAACCAGATCCTGGCCTGTGCCAAGCAGCTCCTCACCACCTGCAAAGAGAAGGTGGTCCTGGTCACCAAGGACACCAACCTCCGCATCAAGGCCGACGCCATCGGCATCCTGGCCGAGGACTACACCACCGACCGGGTGGAGATGGACGAACTCTACACCGGCCACAAATCCTGGGAAGTGGACCCCGCCAAGGTGGACCTGCTCTATGACGGCGGCCTCCAGCCCGAACCCGAGCTGCAACTCGAACCCAACCAGTTCCTCACCCTGGTGGACCAGACCAACCCCAGCCACACGGCCCTGGCCCGGTTCATGGCCGGCGAGGGGCTCCTGCGCCCCCTGAAGCGCATGGAGGCCTGGCCCTGGGGCATCAAGCCCAGGAACCGCGAGCAGCAGTTCGCCATGGAGCTGCTCCTGGATCCCAATGTCCAGGTGGTCACCCTCCTGGGCAAGGCAGGCACCGGCAAGACCCTGCTGGCTATCGCCGCGGGCCTCCAGCAGGTGGTGGACGACGAGTCCTACGACAAGATCCTCGTGAGCCGCCCGGTCATGCCCATGGGCCGGGACCTGGGTTACCTGCCCGGCGACATCAGCGAAAAGCTGCGGCCCTACATGCAGCCCATCTACGACAACCTCGAGTTCATCGTGGGCGCCAACACCGAGGCCCGGAAGCGCACCACCATGACGGCAGGCCAGCTGGAGGAGGCGGGCTACCTCAGCGTGGAACCCCTCACCTACATCCGGGGCCGCAGCATCCCCAAGCAGTATCTGGTGGTGGACGAGGCCCAGAACCTCACGCCCCACGAGGTCAAGACCATCCTCACCCGGGCTGGCGAAGGCACCAAGGTCATCTTCACGGGCGATCCGCACCAGATCGACAACCCCTATGTGGATGCCAGCACCAACGGCCTGAGCTTCCTGGCGGAGCACTTCAAGCACCTTGATGTTTCCGGCCATGTCACCCTGATGAAGGGCGAGCGCAGCAAGCTGGCCGAGCTCGCGAGCAACCTGCTGTAG
- a CDS encoding prolyl oligopeptidase family serine peptidase: MRILPMALAITTALSAQTPLTYPATRKAEVVEDFFGTKVADPYRWLEDDNSAETKAWVEAQNKVTFGYLEQIPARAKIQERITRLWDFEKFSAPFKRGKRYFYSYNTGLQNQSVLFVTEDPKAKGRVLLDPNGLSKDGTVALSGASFTEDGRLMAYSISVAGSDWQTWKVRDVATGQDLADDIRWSKASGASWLKDGSGFFYSRYEAPKDGGALTGVNNNHMLCFHKLGTPQSEDVLVYQRPDQPEWYLGGSVTEDGRWLVIYGSKGTNPETSVFLKDLTKPGSPVEPFLDRMDASYGVVDNEGDRFFVTTNQGAPRNRLVAIRKGQADPSHWTEIIPQAKGKDVLEAVSLVGGRFVATWMRDAHSAVEFYDLKGKKTGTLALPALGTAGGFGGRREDTETFYTFGSFAYPGTIYRLDLKTGKSAIFRTPKVAFKPADYEVKQVFYPSKDGTKIPMFLVHKKGLKLDGQNPTLLYGYGGFNISLTPAFSVSRMVWLEMGGVFAMPNLRGGGEYGLEWYDAGRKDKKQNVFDDFIAAAEWLIAHKVTSTPKLAINGGSNGGLLVGACLTQRPDLFGAAVPEVGVMDMLRFHKFTLGWGWKSDYGSSETKEGFDTLMKYSPLHTIKPGVKYPPTLVTTGDHDDRVVPAHSHKFTATLQAAQAGPVPILTRIETSAGHGAGKPTAKAIAERADVYAFLVKNLGMKP; encoded by the coding sequence ATGAGGATTCTTCCCATGGCCCTCGCCATCACCACCGCCCTGTCCGCCCAGACCCCCCTGACCTACCCGGCCACCCGCAAGGCCGAAGTCGTGGAGGATTTCTTCGGCACGAAAGTGGCCGATCCCTACCGCTGGCTTGAGGATGACAACAGCGCCGAGACCAAAGCCTGGGTGGAGGCCCAGAACAAGGTGACCTTCGGCTACCTGGAGCAGATCCCCGCGCGGGCGAAGATCCAGGAGCGCATCACCCGCCTCTGGGACTTCGAGAAATTCAGCGCGCCCTTCAAGCGGGGTAAGCGGTACTTCTACTCCTACAACACGGGGCTCCAGAACCAGTCCGTCCTGTTCGTCACCGAGGATCCCAAGGCCAAGGGCCGGGTGCTGCTCGATCCCAACGGCCTGAGCAAGGACGGCACCGTGGCCCTCAGCGGCGCGAGCTTCACGGAGGATGGCCGCCTCATGGCGTATTCCATCTCCGTGGCCGGCTCCGACTGGCAGACTTGGAAGGTCCGCGATGTGGCCACGGGCCAGGACCTGGCCGACGACATCCGCTGGTCCAAGGCCAGCGGGGCCTCTTGGCTGAAGGATGGCAGCGGCTTCTTCTACAGCCGCTACGAGGCTCCCAAGGACGGTGGGGCGCTGACCGGGGTCAACAACAACCACATGCTCTGCTTCCACAAGCTGGGCACCCCCCAGAGCGAGGATGTCCTCGTCTACCAGCGCCCCGACCAGCCCGAGTGGTACCTGGGCGGGTCCGTGACGGAGGATGGCCGCTGGCTGGTCATCTATGGCAGCAAGGGCACGAACCCCGAGACCAGCGTGTTCCTCAAGGATCTGACGAAGCCCGGCAGCCCCGTGGAGCCCTTCCTGGACCGCATGGACGCATCCTATGGCGTGGTGGACAACGAGGGCGACCGCTTCTTCGTGACCACCAACCAGGGCGCGCCGCGCAACCGCCTGGTGGCCATCCGGAAGGGCCAGGCCGATCCCTCCCATTGGACCGAGATCATCCCCCAGGCCAAGGGCAAGGATGTGCTGGAAGCCGTGTCGCTGGTGGGGGGCCGCTTCGTGGCCACCTGGATGCGGGATGCCCACTCCGCCGTGGAGTTCTACGACCTCAAGGGCAAGAAGACCGGCACCCTGGCCCTGCCGGCGCTGGGCACGGCGGGCGGTTTCGGCGGACGCCGCGAGGACACCGAGACCTTCTACACCTTCGGCAGCTTCGCCTATCCCGGAACCATCTACCGCCTGGACCTCAAGACGGGGAAGAGCGCCATCTTCCGCACGCCGAAGGTGGCCTTCAAGCCCGCGGACTATGAGGTGAAGCAGGTCTTCTACCCCAGCAAGGACGGCACGAAGATCCCCATGTTCCTGGTGCACAAGAAGGGCCTCAAGCTCGACGGCCAGAACCCGACCCTGCTCTACGGCTACGGTGGCTTCAACATCTCGCTGACCCCGGCCTTCTCCGTGTCCCGCATGGTCTGGCTGGAGATGGGCGGGGTCTTTGCCATGCCCAACCTGCGCGGCGGCGGCGAGTACGGCCTGGAGTGGTACGACGCCGGACGGAAGGACAAGAAGCAGAATGTCTTCGATGACTTCATCGCGGCGGCCGAGTGGCTCATCGCCCACAAAGTCACTTCCACGCCGAAGCTGGCCATCAATGGCGGGAGCAACGGTGGCCTGCTGGTGGGCGCCTGCCTCACCCAGCGGCCGGACCTCTTCGGCGCGGCCGTGCCCGAGGTGGGCGTCATGGACATGCTTCGCTTCCACAAGTTCACCCTGGGCTGGGGCTGGAAGAGCGACTACGGCAGCAGCGAGACGAAGGAGGGCTTCGACACCCTCATGAAGTATTCGCCCCTGCACACCATCAAGCCGGGCGTGAAGTATCCGCCGACGCTGGTGACCACCGGTGATCACGATGACCGGGTGGTGCCCGCCCACAGCCACAAGTTCACGGCCACCCTCCAGGCGGCCCAGGCTGGCCCGGTCCCCATCCTCACCCGCATCGAAACGAGCGCGGGGCACGGGGCTGGCAAGCCCACCGCCAAGGCCATCGCCGAGCGGGCCGATGTCTATGCCTTCCTCGTGAAGAACCTGGGCATGAAGCCCTGA
- a CDS encoding prolyl oligopeptidase family serine peptidase, whose translation MPRSLSRTCLLLALAATALVGQMPLSQPPLTYPATRKGDVVDDYHGTKVADPYRWLEDDHSAETAAWVEAQNKVTQAYLAQIPERKAIETRMTHLWNYEKYGAPSKHGKYYIYSYNSGLQNQAVVYLTERLEEKGRVFFDPNALSKDGTVSLGGMRFSEDGAFVAYSLSKGGSDVSTWKVRKVATGEDLPDTFPAGRLGVNAWAKDGSGFYYTDYPKVEAGKALTAVYKNQKLFFHKLGDPVEKDAVIYERPDQPDWGFGAAVTDDGHWLVISQRQGTERKNRVFLKDLRKAGSPVVPLFNQYDGAYAILGNDGDTFYVHTDAGAPRHRIVAVDLKDPQPKAWKDLIPEGKGRDVLAAADLFGDTFAVTWKIDALNIVKLYDLKGRFLKEIKAGGLGNLSGFNGRRQDTETFYTFTSYNQPPTLYRYDLKTGTSSVFRQPKVDIKPTDFEVKEVFYPSKDGTKVPMFLAYKKGLKLDGANPTLLYAYGGFNIAQSPNYSPVAQVWMEMGGVYAVACLRGGSEYGKTWWEAGRRETKQNVFDDFIAAGEWLIKEKYTSTPKLAIHGGSNGGLLVGACMTQRPDLFGAALPAVGVMDMLRYHTFTIGWMWKSDYMSSDTPEGFANLIKYSPLHNLKPGVKYPPTLVTTGDHDDRVVPAHSHKFIATLQADQAGSAPVLTRIETNAGHGAGKPTAKQIAERADQWAFLVKNLGMKLPAGFGR comes from the coding sequence ATGCCGCGATCCCTGTCCCGAACCTGCCTGCTGCTGGCCCTCGCCGCCACGGCTCTGGTGGGTCAGATGCCCTTGTCTCAGCCGCCGTTGACCTATCCCGCCACCCGCAAGGGCGATGTGGTCGACGACTACCACGGAACCAAGGTGGCCGACCCCTACCGCTGGCTGGAGGATGACCACTCCGCCGAGACCGCGGCCTGGGTGGAGGCCCAGAACAAGGTGACCCAGGCCTACCTCGCGCAGATTCCGGAACGGAAGGCCATCGAGACCCGGATGACGCACCTCTGGAACTACGAGAAGTACGGCGCGCCCAGCAAGCACGGAAAGTACTACATCTATTCCTACAACTCGGGGCTCCAGAACCAGGCCGTCGTCTACCTCACGGAACGCCTGGAGGAGAAGGGCCGGGTGTTCTTCGATCCCAATGCCCTGAGCAAGGACGGCACCGTCTCCCTCGGGGGCATGCGCTTCAGCGAGGATGGCGCTTTCGTGGCCTACAGCCTGTCCAAGGGCGGCTCCGATGTGAGCACCTGGAAGGTGCGCAAGGTGGCCACGGGGGAGGATCTGCCGGACACCTTCCCGGCCGGGCGGCTGGGCGTGAATGCCTGGGCGAAGGATGGCAGCGGCTTCTACTACACCGATTATCCGAAGGTGGAGGCCGGCAAGGCCCTCACTGCCGTCTACAAGAACCAGAAGCTGTTCTTCCACAAGCTGGGGGATCCCGTCGAGAAGGATGCGGTGATCTACGAGCGGCCCGATCAGCCGGACTGGGGGTTCGGCGCCGCCGTGACCGACGACGGCCACTGGCTGGTGATCTCCCAGCGCCAGGGCACCGAGCGGAAGAACCGTGTCTTCCTGAAGGACCTCCGGAAGGCCGGCAGCCCCGTCGTTCCCCTGTTCAACCAGTACGACGGCGCCTACGCCATCCTGGGCAATGACGGCGACACCTTCTATGTGCACACCGATGCCGGTGCGCCGCGCCATCGGATCGTGGCCGTGGACCTCAAGGACCCGCAGCCGAAGGCCTGGAAGGATCTCATCCCCGAAGGGAAGGGGCGGGATGTCCTCGCAGCGGCCGACCTCTTCGGAGACACCTTCGCCGTCACCTGGAAGATCGATGCCCTCAACATCGTGAAGCTCTATGACCTGAAGGGGCGCTTCCTCAAGGAGATCAAGGCCGGAGGCCTGGGCAACCTCAGCGGCTTCAACGGCCGCCGCCAGGACACCGAGACCTTCTACACCTTCACCTCGTACAACCAGCCGCCCACCCTCTACCGCTACGACCTGAAGACGGGGACGAGCAGCGTGTTCCGCCAGCCCAAGGTGGACATCAAGCCCACGGACTTCGAGGTCAAGGAGGTTTTCTACCCCAGCAAGGACGGGACGAAGGTGCCCATGTTCCTGGCCTACAAGAAGGGGCTGAAGCTGGACGGTGCCAACCCCACGCTGCTCTACGCCTATGGTGGCTTCAACATCGCCCAGTCCCCCAACTACTCCCCCGTGGCCCAGGTCTGGATGGAGATGGGCGGCGTCTACGCCGTGGCCTGCCTGCGGGGCGGCAGCGAATACGGGAAGACCTGGTGGGAAGCGGGCCGGCGGGAGACGAAACAGAATGTCTTCGACGACTTCATCGCCGCGGGCGAGTGGCTCATCAAGGAGAAATACACCAGCACCCCCAAGCTCGCCATCCACGGCGGCTCCAATGGCGGCCTGCTGGTGGGCGCCTGCATGACCCAGCGCCCGGATCTCTTCGGCGCGGCGCTGCCGGCCGTGGGCGTGATGGACATGCTGCGGTACCACACCTTCACCATCGGGTGGATGTGGAAGAGCGACTACATGTCCAGCGACACCCCCGAGGGCTTCGCCAACCTCATCAAATACTCGCCGCTGCACAACCTGAAGCCCGGCGTGAAATACCCCCCGACGCTCGTCACCACGGGCGACCATGACGACCGCGTGGTGCCTGCCCACAGCCACAAGTTCATCGCCACCCTGCAGGCCGACCAGGCCGGCTCCGCCCCCGTGCTCACCCGCATCGAGACCAACGCGGGCCACGGCGCCGGCAAGCCCACCGCCAAGCAGATCGCCGAACGCGCCGACCAGTGGGCCTTCCTCGTCAAGAACCTGGGCATGAAGCTGCCCGCCGGCTTCGGCCGGTAG
- a CDS encoding DUF6526 family protein, which yields MSAPQTYANHRRFDPLMHFILIPVFLVTVVATIRHLFKFPSLHATWVAVLAIAILLLALQVRGYALKVQDRLIRLEETLRMQRLLPPELQARIHELTVRQMVGLRFASDAELADRVQEVLDQNLSGEAVKKRILTWRPDSFRV from the coding sequence ATGTCCGCGCCTCAGACCTACGCGAACCACCGTCGCTTCGATCCCCTCATGCATTTCATCCTGATCCCGGTCTTCCTGGTCACGGTCGTCGCGACCATCCGGCATCTCTTCAAATTCCCGAGCCTCCACGCCACCTGGGTGGCCGTCCTGGCCATCGCCATCCTGCTGCTGGCCCTGCAGGTGCGCGGGTACGCGCTGAAGGTGCAGGATCGGCTGATCCGCCTGGAGGAGACCCTCAGGATGCAGCGCCTGCTCCCCCCGGAGTTGCAGGCCCGCATCCACGAACTCACCGTCAGGCAGATGGTGGGCCTCCGCTTCGCCTCGGACGCTGAACTGGCGGATCGCGTCCAGGAGGTCCTCGACCAGAACCTGAGCGGAGAGGCCGTCAAGAAGCGCATCCTGACCTGGCGGCCGGATTCGTTCCGGGTCTGA
- the arfB gene encoding alternative ribosome rescue aminoacyl-tRNA hydrolase ArfB, whose translation MADPIQVTASVRVPGDAIRFKAVRAGGAGGQNVNKVSSKVELRIDLAAIEGLPEDALLRLRASQRNRLDAEGLWIVISDRTRDQLKNLEDAREKAADAIRAALVRPIPRRATRPTKASKERRLDAKKRASHLKRHRSGPLE comes from the coding sequence ATGGCCGATCCCATCCAAGTCACCGCCTCCGTCCGCGTTCCCGGCGACGCGATCCGCTTCAAGGCGGTGCGTGCCGGCGGCGCCGGCGGGCAGAATGTGAACAAGGTGTCTTCCAAGGTGGAGCTGCGCATCGACCTTGCCGCCATCGAGGGTCTGCCCGAGGACGCGCTGCTCCGGCTCCGGGCCTCCCAGCGCAACCGGCTGGATGCGGAGGGCCTGTGGATCGTGATCAGCGACCGCACCCGCGATCAGCTGAAGAATCTCGAGGACGCCCGGGAGAAGGCCGCCGACGCCATCCGGGCAGCTCTGGTGCGGCCCATTCCAAGGCGCGCCACCCGCCCCACGAAGGCCTCGAAGGAGCGGCGGCTGGACGCCAAGAAGCGGGCCTCGCACCTCAAGCGGCACCGCAGCGGCCCGCTGGAGTAA
- a CDS encoding ABC transporter permease produces MSDETFILRSPGPSLLDGEAPAPAARTRGFSAGMLWEVVRTGLVELWAHKVRSLLTLTLLMLGVFALVVMTSVLDGIMDKISTGFAGMSWDGTVRITQKTPETGEERKRFNMSPGLRYEDVPRLTTPHPKVLAFLPRAQRTSSVRITGDTERIFVTGVSPDYATWMNRPIGLGRGLTEDDQRRRSTVAVVGATLASKLFGGGDPVGRDLVVEGVPFRIVGVQAPGQIFNEENYTDANGILIPLETYMDRMDPAHKLAQVTVKLRRTEDMGEVSAMLLGRVRQAHHGIEDAEIVDLDAEAAKAYQNFLEQMHGWQVVLLSLAGTVLLVGGVGVLSVMLISFSDRRFEIGLRKALGASDHEIFIQFLLEAVVLAAIGALLGTLSGGLLCQALSANFPYGLVVNPIGLITAWIVALALALVFGLYPAFRAMRLSPMEAMR; encoded by the coding sequence ATGAGTGACGAGACCTTCATCCTCCGTTCCCCCGGCCCTTCCCTGCTGGATGGCGAGGCGCCCGCCCCGGCGGCGCGCACCCGCGGCTTCAGTGCGGGCATGCTCTGGGAGGTGGTCCGCACGGGCCTGGTGGAGCTCTGGGCCCATAAAGTCCGCAGCCTGCTCACCCTGACCCTGCTCATGCTCGGCGTCTTCGCCCTGGTGGTGATGACCTCCGTGCTGGACGGCATCATGGACAAGATCAGCACGGGTTTCGCCGGCATGAGCTGGGACGGGACCGTGCGCATCACCCAGAAGACCCCCGAGACCGGAGAAGAGCGCAAGCGCTTCAACATGAGCCCCGGGTTGCGCTACGAGGATGTCCCCCGCCTCACGACCCCGCATCCCAAGGTGCTGGCCTTCCTGCCCCGGGCCCAGCGCACCTCGTCCGTGCGCATCACCGGAGACACGGAACGCATCTTCGTCACGGGCGTCTCCCCGGACTACGCCACCTGGATGAACCGCCCCATCGGCCTCGGCCGCGGTCTCACCGAGGACGACCAGCGCCGCCGGTCCACCGTCGCCGTGGTGGGCGCCACGCTCGCCTCCAAGCTCTTCGGCGGCGGGGATCCCGTGGGCCGCGACCTGGTGGTGGAGGGTGTGCCCTTCCGCATCGTGGGCGTGCAGGCTCCGGGCCAGATCTTCAACGAGGAGAACTACACCGATGCCAACGGCATCCTGATTCCCCTCGAGACCTACATGGACCGCATGGACCCGGCCCACAAGCTGGCCCAGGTCACCGTGAAGCTGCGCCGCACCGAGGACATGGGGGAGGTCTCCGCCATGCTGCTGGGCCGGGTCCGCCAGGCGCACCACGGCATCGAGGACGCGGAAATCGTGGACCTGGACGCCGAGGCCGCCAAGGCCTACCAGAACTTCCTGGAGCAGATGCATGGCTGGCAGGTGGTGCTGCTGAGCCTGGCCGGGACCGTCCTCCTGGTGGGCGGCGTGGGGGTGCTGTCGGTGATGCTCATCAGCTTCAGCGACCGCCGCTTCGAGATCGGCCTCCGCAAGGCCCTGGGGGCCTCTGATCACGAGATCTTCATCCAGTTCCTCCTGGAGGCCGTGGTGCTGGCCGCCATCGGCGCCCTGCTCGGGACCCTCTCCGGCGGCCTGCTCTGCCAGGCGCTTTCCGCCAACTTCCCCTACGGCCTGGTGGTGAACCCCATCGGCCTGATCACCGCCTGGATCGTGGCCCTGGCCCTGGCCCTGGTATTCGGCCTCTATCCCGCCTTCCGCGCCATGCGCCTCAGCCCCATGGAGGCGATGCGCTGA
- a CDS encoding ABC transporter permease, translating into MATTGAFRERLLGAWVEIRENLGRSILQALGVLLGVASVLGGFSISDSQRKRADQMYIKMGGLDKLNVQPKAAVRDGRPTAMQQANLGLRDADAIGGEALRADAIQGVSRQKNARSRVVSAYADQDRQISGIAGDFVPTNGYEVAQGRGFSNAEMEVGAPVVILGTEAANIFFPKGDALGQTLRIGDIPVTVIGTFRERVFRFRENQRNQFWWRNRIIAVPANLVQRRMNGDAYRRVDRVTFRIPDLNVMGAFSKQLSNLVKANHRLQEDFRLDDVAARIRRRDSQESVYDIIFMLSGVLALIGGGIVNVNIQMAGLKERVREVGVKMAIGASGREIFKGFMTEALLLTALGGLAGLVLGVGFSWVITKSIGIPLYMTPASFLWAYGLAAVFGFLFALYPAWKASRLSPMEALRYE; encoded by the coding sequence ATGGCGACCACCGGCGCCTTCCGCGAGCGGCTGCTCGGGGCCTGGGTCGAGATCCGGGAGAACCTCGGCCGCTCGATCCTGCAGGCCCTGGGCGTGCTCCTGGGCGTGGCCTCGGTGCTGGGCGGCTTCTCCATCTCCGACAGCCAGCGCAAGCGCGCCGACCAGATGTACATCAAAATGGGCGGCCTCGACAAACTGAATGTCCAGCCCAAGGCGGCCGTGCGCGACGGGCGCCCCACGGCGATGCAGCAGGCCAACCTGGGCCTGCGCGACGCGGACGCCATCGGCGGCGAAGCCCTGAGGGCCGATGCCATCCAGGGCGTGAGCCGGCAGAAGAACGCCCGTTCGCGGGTGGTCTCGGCCTATGCGGACCAGGACCGGCAGATCAGCGGCATCGCCGGCGACTTCGTTCCGACCAATGGCTACGAGGTGGCCCAGGGGCGCGGCTTTTCCAATGCCGAGATGGAAGTGGGCGCCCCGGTCGTCATCCTCGGCACCGAGGCCGCCAACATCTTCTTCCCCAAGGGCGATGCCCTGGGACAGACCCTGCGCATCGGGGACATTCCCGTCACCGTCATTGGCACCTTCCGGGAGCGCGTCTTCCGCTTCCGTGAAAACCAGCGCAACCAGTTCTGGTGGCGGAACCGCATCATCGCCGTCCCCGCCAATCTGGTGCAGCGCCGCATGAACGGAGACGCCTATCGCCGCGTGGACCGGGTCACCTTCCGCATCCCCGACCTCAATGTCATGGGCGCCTTCTCCAAGCAGCTCTCCAACCTGGTGAAGGCCAACCACCGCCTCCAGGAGGACTTCCGCCTGGACGATGTGGCCGCCCGCATCCGGCGCCGCGACAGCCAGGAGAGCGTCTACGACATCATCTTCATGCTCTCGGGCGTGCTGGCCCTGATCGGCGGCGGCATCGTCAATGTGAACATCCAGATGGCCGGCCTCAAGGAGCGCGTGCGCGAAGTGGGCGTGAAGATGGCCATCGGGGCCTCGGGCCGCGAGATCTTCAAGGGCTTCATGACCGAGGCCCTGCTGCTCACCGCCCTGGGCGGGCTGGCCGGCCTGGTGCTCGGTGTCGGCTTCTCCTGGGTCATCACCAAGAGCATCGGGATCCCGCTCTACATGACTCCGGCCAGCTTCCTCTGGGCCTACGGGCTGGCGGCCGTCTTCGGCTTCCTGTTCGCGCTCTACCCTGCCTGGAAGGCCTCGCGGCTGTCCCCCATGGAGGCCCTCCGTTATGAGTGA
- a CDS encoding ABC transporter ATP-binding protein: MSTIIQTEGLTKVYGANGTAVHALRGIDLTVEKGEFVALIGPSGSGKSTLMAILGCLDLPTGGSYTLDGRQVQGLSGGDLARIRNEKVGFVFQSYNLLPKASIARNVELPMLYAGVGRRERRERALALLEKVGIADKADKLPGTLSGGQKQRVAVARALANEPALLLADEPTGALDSKTGAEVLDLFRELHRQGNTLLLVTHDPSIAAQAERRVEIRDGLIALAEGVA; the protein is encoded by the coding sequence ATGTCCACGATCATCCAGACAGAAGGCCTCACCAAGGTCTACGGCGCCAACGGCACGGCGGTGCACGCCCTGCGCGGCATCGACCTCACCGTGGAGAAGGGCGAGTTCGTGGCCCTCATCGGCCCCTCGGGCTCGGGCAAATCCACCCTCATGGCCATCCTAGGCTGCCTGGACCTGCCCACTGGAGGCAGCTACACCCTGGATGGACGCCAGGTCCAGGGGCTCTCCGGCGGCGACCTGGCCCGGATCCGCAACGAGAAGGTCGGCTTCGTCTTCCAGAGCTACAACCTCCTCCCCAAGGCGAGCATCGCCCGCAATGTGGAACTCCCCATGCTCTACGCCGGCGTGGGCCGCAGGGAGCGCCGGGAGCGGGCCCTCGCGCTGCTCGAGAAAGTGGGCATCGCGGACAAGGCCGACAAGTTGCCGGGCACCCTCTCCGGCGGGCAGAAGCAGCGCGTGGCCGTGGCCCGCGCGCTGGCCAACGAACCCGCCCTCCTGCTGGCGGACGAACCCACGGGGGCACTGGACTCCAAGACCGGTGCAGAAGTGCTCGATCTCTTCCGGGAGCTCCACCGACAGGGGAACACGCTGCTGCTCGTCACCCATGACCCCTCCATCGCCGCCCAGGCCGAACGCCGCGTGGAGATCCGGGACGGACTGATCGCCCTAGCCGAGGGAGTGGCCTAG